A DNA window from Daucus carota subsp. sativus chromosome 3, DH1 v3.0, whole genome shotgun sequence contains the following coding sequences:
- the LOC108214994 gene encoding endo-1,4-beta-xylanase 1 isoform X2: MAYPSTSNANDVSHSEEFKEGSKKSRDNLAANLILNHDFSNGLDSWHPNCCEGYVASNSGYPQNISASPGNYYAVITNRKECWQGLEQDITTRVSPGLTYTVSATVSVSGPLQDIADVSATLRLEYRNAATSYLFIARTSVSKDGWEKLEGTFLLSDMPDQVVLYFEGPSPGVDLLIKSVSVFSPSEFRKFEEGVKTSWKNLVDNIIKNHDFSGGLDSWHPNCCEGYVASATLDYSGETSDRSRNYYAVITNRKECWQGLEQDITSGVSPGSTYLVSAIVSVSGNLQDFADVSATLRLMHQDKTTSYLFVARTSVFKDKWENLEGTFSLPDTLERVVLYFEGPSAGVDLLIKSVVVSGPTFSEIRTGSIEYVSGGKEITLNPEFDDGIQCWSGRGCKIVLHNSMVDGKILPASGKCFASARERTATWHGIEQDITARVCRKLAYEVSATVRIFGNNVSNADVRATLFVQTSDRREEYIGIANAQATDKDWVQLRGKFLLNGFFSKVVIYLEGPPPGTDILLNNFVVQRAERRPPLLAKVSERVDYGANIMTNSNLGNGTNGWFPLGNCTLSTGIGSPNTFPPMARATLGPCEPLSGRFIIVSNRTQTWMGPAQIITDKIELYRTYQVSAWVRIGSNAAGPQNVNVAVGVDSQWVNGGQVEINDQRWHEVCGSFRIETKPTKVMVYVQGPVAGVDLMVAGMHIFPVNRHARFRHLKDQTDKIRKHDVVLKFSRSDSVSTQGIPVKVRQVHNSFPFGSCVSRSNIDNEDFVDFFKQHFNWAVFGNELKWYWTESEQGKINYKDADDLLNFCASHNIETRGHCIFWEVEDTVQPWIRALNENNLMAAVQNRLTSLLTRYKGKFRHYDVNNEMLHGSFFEDRLGKDIRTNMFKKANQLDPSAMLFVNDYHVEDGCDSKSSPEKYIQQILDLQEQGAPVGGIGIQGHIDYPVGSIVCSALDKLAILGLPIWFTELDVSSSNEHVRADDLEVMLREAFAHPAVDGVMLWGFWELFMCRDHSHLVNAEGEINEAGKRYLALKQEWMSNAQGHIDEQGQFGFRGFYGTYEVEVDISHSKKKIIKPFVVEKGESPLVLSIDL, from the exons ATGGCATATCCATCCACTAGCAATGCTAATGATGTCTCACATTCTGAG GAATTTAAAGAGGGTTCTAAAAAGTCAAGGGACAATCTTGCTGCTAATCTGATACTAAATCATGATTTCTCTAACGGGTTAGATTCATGGCACCCAAATTGCTGTGAAGGCTACGTGGCTTCTAATTCGGGTTATCCTCAAAACATATCAGCTAGTCCAGGCAATTATTATGCTGTAATAACAAATCGCAAGGAATGTTGGCAGGGCCTTGAGCAAGACATCACAACAAGAGTTTCCCCAGGTCTCACTTATACAGTGTCTGCTACTGTTAGTGTATCAGGGCCTCTTcaagacattgctgatgttTCCGCTACACTCAGATTAGAATATCGTAATGCAGCAACTAGCTATTTGTTCATCGCAAG AACATCTGTTTCCAAAGACGGATGGGAGAAGTTGGAAGGAACATTTCTATTGTCAGATATGCCTGATCAGGTTGTGTTGTATTTTGAAGGACCCTCTCCTGGAGTAGACCTACTCATAAAATCAGTTTCGGTTTTTAGTCCTAGCGAGTTCAGA AAATTCGAAGAGGGTGTTAAAACTTCATGGAAGAACCTCGTCGACAATATCATAAAAAACCATGACTTCTCTGGAGGATTGGATTCTTGGCATCCAAATTGCTGTGAAGGGTATGTGGCTTCAGCCACATTGGATTACTCTGGGGAGACATCAGATAGGTCAAGAAATTATTATGCTGTAATTACAAATCGAAAGGAATGTTGGCAAGGCCTGGAGCAAGACATCACTTCAGGAGTTTCCCCAGGTTCCACATATTTAGTTTCTGCTATCGTCAGCGTATCAGGGAATCTTCAGGACTTTGCAGATGTTTCTGCTACACTCAGACTAATGCACCAAGACAAAACAACTAGCTACTTGTTCGTTGCCAG AACTTCTGTTTTCAAAGATAAGTGGGAGAACTTAGAAGGCACATTTTCCTTGCCAGATACGCTTGAGCGAGTTGTGTTATATTTTGAAGGACCATCTGCTGGAGTAGATTTACTAATAAAATCAGTTGTAGTATCCGGTCCTACCTTCAGCGAGATCAGG ACTGGAAGCATAGAATATGTCTCTGGTGGAAAGGAGATCACCTTGAATCCTGAATTTGATGATGGCATTCAGTGTTGGTCCGGAAGAGGCTGCAAAATTGTTTTGCATAATTCCATGGTAGATGGAAAAATTCTTCCCGCATCTGGAAAGTGCTTTGCATCAGCAAGAGAACGCACAGCGACTTGGCATGGCATTGAGCAGGACATAACTGCAAGAGTGTGCCGAAAGCTTGCATATGAGGTATCTGCTACAGTTAGGATATTTGGTAACAATGTTAGCAATGCAGATGTCCGGGCTACCTTGTTCGTTCAAACATCAGATCGCCGTGAGGAATACATAGGAATCGCAAA TGCTCAGGCAACAGATAAAGATTGGGTACAATTGCGTGGAAAATTCCTTTTAAATGGTTTTTTTTCGAAGGTAGTAATTTATCTGGAAGGTCCACCACCAGGCACTGATATCCTCCTCAACAATTTTGTTGTTCAGCGTGCAGAAAGACGCCCTCCATTGCTTGCAAAAGTTTCTGAG AGAGTAGATTATGGAGCAAATATAATGACCAACAGCAACCTTGGTAACGGAACAAATGGATGGTTTCCCCTTGGTAATTGCACTTTGAGCACTGGAATTGGTTCGCCCAATACATTTCCCCCAATGGCAAGGGCTACTTTAGGGCCTTGTGAGCCGTTAAGTGGTCGTTTCATTATTGTTTCAAATCGTACTCAGACTTGGATGGGCCCTGCTCAGATAATCACAGATAAAATAGAACTCTATCGTACATATCAAGTTTCTGCTTGGGTTAGGATTGGTTCTAATGCAGCTGGTCCTCAGAATGTAAATGTTGCAGTTGGTGTTGACAGCCAATGGGTAAACGGGGGCCAAGTTGAGATTAATGATCAAAGATGGCATGAAGTTTGTGGGTCTTTCCGGATTGAGACAAAACCAACTAAGGTGATGGTTTATGTTCAAGGTCCTGTAGCAGGTGTTGACTTGATGGTTGCTGGAATGCATATTTTTCCTGTTAATCGGCATGCAAGGTTCAGACACTTGAAAGATCAAACTGATAAG ATACGTAAACATGATGTTGTCTTAAAATTCTCCAGATCAGATTCAGTTAGTACGCAGGGAATACCCGTAAAAGTCCGACAAGTACATAATAGTTTCCCCTTTGGCTCATGTGTGAGTAGAAGTAACATAGACAATGaagattttgttgatttttttaagCAACATTTCAATTGGGCTGTGTTTGGAAATGAGCTGAAATGGTACTGGACTGAGTCGGAGCAaggaaaaataaattacaaggaTGCTGATGACCTGTTGAACTTTTGCGCCAGCCATAACATTGAAACTCGGGGTCACTGTATATTCTGGGAAGTGGAAGACACAGTTCAGCCATGGATCCGGGCTTTGAACGAGAATAATTTAATGGCAGCAGTTCAGAATCGCCTAACAAGCCTTCTCACCCGCTACAAGGGGAAGTTTAGGCATTATGATGTAAACAATGAGATGCTGCATGGATCATTCTTTGAAGACCGGTTAGGAAAAGATATCCGAACGAACATGTTTAAGAAAGCTAACCAACTAGATCCTTCTGCTATGttatttgtaaatgattatcATGTAGAAGATGGATGTGACAGTAAGTCATCTCCAGAAAAATACATTCAGCAAATTCTTGATTTGCAGGAACAAGGAGCTCCTGTTGGAGGAATTGGTATTCAGGGACATATAGATTATCCAGTTGGTTCCATAGTTTGTTCTGCTCTTGATAAATTGGCTATTCTTGGCCTTCCAATCTGGTTTACAGAACTAGACGTGTCTTCTAGCAACGAGCATGTGCGAGCTGATGATCTGGAAGTTATGCTTCGAGAGGCTTTTGCTCATCCAGCAGTGGATGGAGTAATGTTATGGGGATTCTGGGAATTGTTTATGTGCAGAGACCATTCACATCTGGTGAACGCGGAAGGGGAAATCAACGAAGCTGGCAAAAGATATCTTGCACTTAAGCAAGAGTGGATGTCTAATGCACAGGGACATATTGATGAGCAAGGGCAATTTGGATTCAGAGGCTTTTATGGGACATATGAAGTGGAAGTTGATATCAGTCACTCTAAGAAGAAGATTATCAAGCCATTCGTTGTAGAGAAAGGCGAGTCACCTTTGGTTTTATctatcgacttgtag
- the LOC108214994 gene encoding endo-1,4-beta-xylanase 1 isoform X1 yields the protein MKKAFKKIFKTHSRKHSEEAKEAMAYPSTSNANDVSHSEEFKEGSKKSRDNLAANLILNHDFSNGLDSWHPNCCEGYVASNSGYPQNISASPGNYYAVITNRKECWQGLEQDITTRVSPGLTYTVSATVSVSGPLQDIADVSATLRLEYRNAATSYLFIARTSVSKDGWEKLEGTFLLSDMPDQVVLYFEGPSPGVDLLIKSVSVFSPSEFRKFEEGVKTSWKNLVDNIIKNHDFSGGLDSWHPNCCEGYVASATLDYSGETSDRSRNYYAVITNRKECWQGLEQDITSGVSPGSTYLVSAIVSVSGNLQDFADVSATLRLMHQDKTTSYLFVARTSVFKDKWENLEGTFSLPDTLERVVLYFEGPSAGVDLLIKSVVVSGPTFSEIRTGSIEYVSGGKEITLNPEFDDGIQCWSGRGCKIVLHNSMVDGKILPASGKCFASARERTATWHGIEQDITARVCRKLAYEVSATVRIFGNNVSNADVRATLFVQTSDRREEYIGIANAQATDKDWVQLRGKFLLNGFFSKVVIYLEGPPPGTDILLNNFVVQRAERRPPLLAKVSERVDYGANIMTNSNLGNGTNGWFPLGNCTLSTGIGSPNTFPPMARATLGPCEPLSGRFIIVSNRTQTWMGPAQIITDKIELYRTYQVSAWVRIGSNAAGPQNVNVAVGVDSQWVNGGQVEINDQRWHEVCGSFRIETKPTKVMVYVQGPVAGVDLMVAGMHIFPVNRHARFRHLKDQTDKIRKHDVVLKFSRSDSVSTQGIPVKVRQVHNSFPFGSCVSRSNIDNEDFVDFFKQHFNWAVFGNELKWYWTESEQGKINYKDADDLLNFCASHNIETRGHCIFWEVEDTVQPWIRALNENNLMAAVQNRLTSLLTRYKGKFRHYDVNNEMLHGSFFEDRLGKDIRTNMFKKANQLDPSAMLFVNDYHVEDGCDSKSSPEKYIQQILDLQEQGAPVGGIGIQGHIDYPVGSIVCSALDKLAILGLPIWFTELDVSSSNEHVRADDLEVMLREAFAHPAVDGVMLWGFWELFMCRDHSHLVNAEGEINEAGKRYLALKQEWMSNAQGHIDEQGQFGFRGFYGTYEVEVDISHSKKKIIKPFVVEKGESPLVLSIDL from the exons ATGAAGAAGGCATTCAAGAAAATCTTCAAGACCCATTCAAGAAAACATTCAGAG GAAGCAAAAGAAGCTATGGCATATCCATCCACTAGCAATGCTAATGATGTCTCACATTCTGAG GAATTTAAAGAGGGTTCTAAAAAGTCAAGGGACAATCTTGCTGCTAATCTGATACTAAATCATGATTTCTCTAACGGGTTAGATTCATGGCACCCAAATTGCTGTGAAGGCTACGTGGCTTCTAATTCGGGTTATCCTCAAAACATATCAGCTAGTCCAGGCAATTATTATGCTGTAATAACAAATCGCAAGGAATGTTGGCAGGGCCTTGAGCAAGACATCACAACAAGAGTTTCCCCAGGTCTCACTTATACAGTGTCTGCTACTGTTAGTGTATCAGGGCCTCTTcaagacattgctgatgttTCCGCTACACTCAGATTAGAATATCGTAATGCAGCAACTAGCTATTTGTTCATCGCAAG AACATCTGTTTCCAAAGACGGATGGGAGAAGTTGGAAGGAACATTTCTATTGTCAGATATGCCTGATCAGGTTGTGTTGTATTTTGAAGGACCCTCTCCTGGAGTAGACCTACTCATAAAATCAGTTTCGGTTTTTAGTCCTAGCGAGTTCAGA AAATTCGAAGAGGGTGTTAAAACTTCATGGAAGAACCTCGTCGACAATATCATAAAAAACCATGACTTCTCTGGAGGATTGGATTCTTGGCATCCAAATTGCTGTGAAGGGTATGTGGCTTCAGCCACATTGGATTACTCTGGGGAGACATCAGATAGGTCAAGAAATTATTATGCTGTAATTACAAATCGAAAGGAATGTTGGCAAGGCCTGGAGCAAGACATCACTTCAGGAGTTTCCCCAGGTTCCACATATTTAGTTTCTGCTATCGTCAGCGTATCAGGGAATCTTCAGGACTTTGCAGATGTTTCTGCTACACTCAGACTAATGCACCAAGACAAAACAACTAGCTACTTGTTCGTTGCCAG AACTTCTGTTTTCAAAGATAAGTGGGAGAACTTAGAAGGCACATTTTCCTTGCCAGATACGCTTGAGCGAGTTGTGTTATATTTTGAAGGACCATCTGCTGGAGTAGATTTACTAATAAAATCAGTTGTAGTATCCGGTCCTACCTTCAGCGAGATCAGG ACTGGAAGCATAGAATATGTCTCTGGTGGAAAGGAGATCACCTTGAATCCTGAATTTGATGATGGCATTCAGTGTTGGTCCGGAAGAGGCTGCAAAATTGTTTTGCATAATTCCATGGTAGATGGAAAAATTCTTCCCGCATCTGGAAAGTGCTTTGCATCAGCAAGAGAACGCACAGCGACTTGGCATGGCATTGAGCAGGACATAACTGCAAGAGTGTGCCGAAAGCTTGCATATGAGGTATCTGCTACAGTTAGGATATTTGGTAACAATGTTAGCAATGCAGATGTCCGGGCTACCTTGTTCGTTCAAACATCAGATCGCCGTGAGGAATACATAGGAATCGCAAA TGCTCAGGCAACAGATAAAGATTGGGTACAATTGCGTGGAAAATTCCTTTTAAATGGTTTTTTTTCGAAGGTAGTAATTTATCTGGAAGGTCCACCACCAGGCACTGATATCCTCCTCAACAATTTTGTTGTTCAGCGTGCAGAAAGACGCCCTCCATTGCTTGCAAAAGTTTCTGAG AGAGTAGATTATGGAGCAAATATAATGACCAACAGCAACCTTGGTAACGGAACAAATGGATGGTTTCCCCTTGGTAATTGCACTTTGAGCACTGGAATTGGTTCGCCCAATACATTTCCCCCAATGGCAAGGGCTACTTTAGGGCCTTGTGAGCCGTTAAGTGGTCGTTTCATTATTGTTTCAAATCGTACTCAGACTTGGATGGGCCCTGCTCAGATAATCACAGATAAAATAGAACTCTATCGTACATATCAAGTTTCTGCTTGGGTTAGGATTGGTTCTAATGCAGCTGGTCCTCAGAATGTAAATGTTGCAGTTGGTGTTGACAGCCAATGGGTAAACGGGGGCCAAGTTGAGATTAATGATCAAAGATGGCATGAAGTTTGTGGGTCTTTCCGGATTGAGACAAAACCAACTAAGGTGATGGTTTATGTTCAAGGTCCTGTAGCAGGTGTTGACTTGATGGTTGCTGGAATGCATATTTTTCCTGTTAATCGGCATGCAAGGTTCAGACACTTGAAAGATCAAACTGATAAG ATACGTAAACATGATGTTGTCTTAAAATTCTCCAGATCAGATTCAGTTAGTACGCAGGGAATACCCGTAAAAGTCCGACAAGTACATAATAGTTTCCCCTTTGGCTCATGTGTGAGTAGAAGTAACATAGACAATGaagattttgttgatttttttaagCAACATTTCAATTGGGCTGTGTTTGGAAATGAGCTGAAATGGTACTGGACTGAGTCGGAGCAaggaaaaataaattacaaggaTGCTGATGACCTGTTGAACTTTTGCGCCAGCCATAACATTGAAACTCGGGGTCACTGTATATTCTGGGAAGTGGAAGACACAGTTCAGCCATGGATCCGGGCTTTGAACGAGAATAATTTAATGGCAGCAGTTCAGAATCGCCTAACAAGCCTTCTCACCCGCTACAAGGGGAAGTTTAGGCATTATGATGTAAACAATGAGATGCTGCATGGATCATTCTTTGAAGACCGGTTAGGAAAAGATATCCGAACGAACATGTTTAAGAAAGCTAACCAACTAGATCCTTCTGCTATGttatttgtaaatgattatcATGTAGAAGATGGATGTGACAGTAAGTCATCTCCAGAAAAATACATTCAGCAAATTCTTGATTTGCAGGAACAAGGAGCTCCTGTTGGAGGAATTGGTATTCAGGGACATATAGATTATCCAGTTGGTTCCATAGTTTGTTCTGCTCTTGATAAATTGGCTATTCTTGGCCTTCCAATCTGGTTTACAGAACTAGACGTGTCTTCTAGCAACGAGCATGTGCGAGCTGATGATCTGGAAGTTATGCTTCGAGAGGCTTTTGCTCATCCAGCAGTGGATGGAGTAATGTTATGGGGATTCTGGGAATTGTTTATGTGCAGAGACCATTCACATCTGGTGAACGCGGAAGGGGAAATCAACGAAGCTGGCAAAAGATATCTTGCACTTAAGCAAGAGTGGATGTCTAATGCACAGGGACATATTGATGAGCAAGGGCAATTTGGATTCAGAGGCTTTTATGGGACATATGAAGTGGAAGTTGATATCAGTCACTCTAAGAAGAAGATTATCAAGCCATTCGTTGTAGAGAAAGGCGAGTCACCTTTGGTTTTATctatcgacttgtag